The Homalodisca vitripennis isolate AUS2020 chromosome 7, UT_GWSS_2.1, whole genome shotgun sequence DNA segment GGGATGACAATTACCTTTTGGAACTTACCTGCAATTCTTATGTGCGTGTGACCCTGCATTATTGCACACAAAATCAATACCAGACTCATCTGAGAATTGCAAAACAAAAAGCACTAAATACTGCAGTAGGTCCACAATGAATGACTAAACTTTTTATGGTTTTCAAACACAGAAAACAGGTTAAAGCAAGTAATTCACAGATCACAATGATATCTTCAAGCGTCCCTGCCAAACACAGTCAGTTTGTAGACAAACCTATGcaaaaaatatgttcaatatcTTCACTCCTCTGAACACTATGAATACAGAACaaagtattttactataaatcaaatttattattgtttctattaATGTTTAAGTTGACTTTGAACATTAAATGTCtcacatataattaataatattattgaaattaacataaaaatagaacaatttaatttaatttaattgcccTGAAAGAAGATATATGagacgcagctatggtgggaaggctGATTCAATGTGGATATTTAGTTAAACTCCATTTCACATTCCACAGATTGACTTGACAATAAAGAAGGGTGAAGTAAATCtgcaatatttttacacattattgACTGCTAGCCATTGTAATTGATGTAATGATGTTACTAACAACTATTACCTCAGTATATTGATGAAGAGCCTTGGCACCTAAAGTTTTTGCTGGGTTCGTTATTGTCTGACCGGAAGTGTTTGGCAGCACTGTTTTCTTGGTACCCGTTATTATTGCAAACTTAACTTTTTTCACAGGATTATTGATCTTTAACAAAGATGGAGTCATTGCAGATTTTGTACTCAACGTTTCTCCAGTTTGACATTTGAGCTGAAAACAATTTCATGATTTAATTCTGGCTATTAATAGTTGTTGATTCATTGAATTAGACAGTAAAATTGAGTATATTTCTCGTATCAGATAAGAACAAAACTTCTCATGGACATATCATATAACATATAAGTTGTATACTCCCTTGCAAGTCAAAGTGTGTTACATTTCTGAATAACTAATCACTttcattgtttacaaatataaaattgaactaaaattcCAATTCTATTCTATAGCTTGaaaaatttaaccttttattttcattaaattgaaatGAATATGGTTACTTAAAAACACTTCATACAAATTGTAAATCAGTTTCTACAAAAAGGTTCCAACTACAAGTACTGCAGTAAACTGAATTACAGTTTGGCCCCAATTAGTTCAGCCcatcacaaaaattacaaaaaccatGGCTAGGCTATGGTAGGTTAGGTTAGATACCTCTAATCAAATCTACCTAACCTAAGTAAGCtcattttctttttgtattaattgattatgtaaattatttgtaaacataccTTGATCCTCAACTTTCAAAGCAAACtagctttaaatatttctatatttctttatttattacaaaaatacacttCTAGACAATTCAGTTTATGACTAACAATTTCTATAGTTAAACATCATGAATTgagtttaaatactataatataaaataagtagcCTTTTTAAATCATTAGGACAACTgattgttcatattttaaaataattagaagaAACAAAAGAATGCTTTTGTTGTTTTTGGTGTAAAAGAACAATATGAAACGCAACACTTGGAAATGAgctttaaaattaagttgtttaatAGACAGTAGTTCACCCACCTCTTTCCCAAGCTCCAGCAGCCTCTTTTGGGTCAACTCTAACCTCTGATGAGGAACAGTTCGTATTATTACTCCTGGGTGAACGGTTGAAGAAGGAATCATGGGAGGAGGAGGAGGTCTTATTGGTGGACCCAACAAGGGAGGGGGAACCCCCTGAGACAAACTGAGAGGAGAATTCTTCGGTGTGGAGGAAGGTAGATTCTGGGGCGTGAGAAGAGGTGGATTCTTGTGGGTGGTCAGCGGTAAATCCATGGGTGTGCAGAGTGATGGATCCTTAGGTATGGGAAGAGAAGAATTCTTGGGTATGGGAAATGGTGAATCTTTGGATGTGGAAAGAGGTGAATCCTTGGGTGTGAGAAGTGGCGAAACTTTAAATATGGGAAGAGGGAAATTCTTGGGTGCGGCAAGAGGTGAATGTTTGGATGTGTGAAGTGGTGAATCTTTGGATTTGGGAAGAGATGAATTCTTGGGTGTGGGAAGAGGTGAATATTTGGATGTGTGAAGTGGTGACTCTTTGGATTTGGGAAGAGGTGAATTCTTGGGTGTGGGAAGTGGTGAATCGTTAGGCGTGGGAAGTGGTGAATCTTTGAATTTGGGAAGAGGTGAATTTTTGGGTGTGGGAAGAGGTGAACTCTTGGGTGTGGCAACAGGTGAATCTTTGGATGTGGGAAGATGTGAATCCTTGGGTGTGCGAAGAAGTGAATCCTTAGGTGTGAGAAGTGATGAAACTTTGAGTATGGGAAGAGGGGAATTCTTGAGTGTGGGAAGAGGTGAATCCTTGGATGTGGGAAGTGGTGAATCTTTGAATTTAGAAAGAGGTGAATTCTTGGGTGTGGGAGCAGGTGAATCTTTGGATGTGGGAAGATGTGAACTCTTGGATGCAGGAAGAATATTTGGAGAGGACGGGGGTTTTTTTGGAACAAGGAAGCATGTTGGAGCTTTGTTCAACACAGGAGCACTTTCATACACTACCTGTGTTGTTTGCACTGGTACGCTTTCATACCCTATCTTGGATGGAGGGTCAACATATGGTTGTGCACctgaaaataaacttataaaatactttgtttgaaaaaattaaattcttgatgtaagcttttaaaattaagtatgagGCAGAATGAAATAGTTCTCAAATGATTTGCTATATTGAAGCAGGGATTATTTGTTGAAAGAGAAATTTCCCCAATAGATCGGTAACCACTGCTGGTTATATATCATAAACCGAGTTTGCCATTCTTTCTCTTCTCCCATTAAAACCTACTAAGGAGTTTGTAGGTTGtacaaaaatagtcggcgacgaagaacgaagaagctcaaaactaaccCCCACCGCAATGTTTCaatatcagagacacccagaTTACAAAAAGTAGTACAATCTAGATGAAGAGAAATTCTCACTGTCTCATtaagtgcacaattgagtgaactcaataaaatatgtatcaaaagTAATGGTTTAATCAATCCTGGTTGTTCAAAttgtataatgaaaatattagttctgatgatgaaagtgaCATCGGCAAATGAAGTGCATGATtatatttctttgtcagatttgttgtcaggtagtTTGGATGATTATAAACCGGTGGAATGTGAGTTGGTTTGTGAAAAATGATAGTGACAGTGAAAACGATTCATAACTGTCTGATATTGCTCTtgcccaaagaattcatcaaacaccaATATGTATACGCAATGCCAAAAAAAGTTGTACATAccttacatttttatcaaaaaacttgtttgtgttgtaaacaagtttataaatgttataatctttttgtttgctacaaaactgtatatattttgtacattcacagtatcttactatctcaagtcaTGTTAAGGTTACATGGAgtgaaacttagaaaacaaaacatttacaacacacatttttcaatgtatgtacacacacacacacacacacacgtcagttattacttagcatttagcacatatttgtttttaataccaaaaaaatatactgtgcaaagacaaaaaccagtgtatcattTTGGAAGATTTTTTATTATCAGTCGGAAAGTTAAGATTTAAACATGCACAGTGTTTATTTGCACATGGTTCCAAACCTTTCATAACTGGAACAAATGAAATGAGAGTGAACATGTCTCTAGAGACTTGACTGACATGGTTAACAGAGACTCTCTAAGAGATGTTATCAACTGATAACCTTTACATGCATCAGTGCTCCCACCTCTCCTCCAACTCTGCGTACTCATGGCAAACTGCCTTTGTGCATGTGGGCTTCTTCTTACTTCCCCAAAAACCTTTTcattatattgtgtttattgttaGCATAACCTTAATACTCAagtagtgatatttttaaacaaaggatgCAATAGcaatccttaaaaataaaagatatttggtaattattataatcaaagtaaTTCAAAACACCCTTGTTAAAAAATTTGCAAATCAGAGtatgtgaatataaatatttaacttctttCCACAGAATGAATTTAGGcttatgtttgttgttttttagcAAATGACATGTATGGtaaagatgaaaaatatttaattttgagcgatatgcaaatttttagaaaatatatctcGTTTTATAagatatgaatttaaaacatttataccaCTTCATACCATATCTTAATCACAGCAATTTTTCACATGAACATTTCTATGAAACGCACATATTACCTCACTGAATTCTCACCAATTCTGTAAAACTATTTCACTCCTCAAGTTTATTGTCACTGGCTAAGACACACAGTATCGTGTTGGTGTGAGCGGTGTGTAAACAATACCGTTCAGTAAAAGTCGATTAACTTGTTTGGTATGCAAACCttcaatacttattttaaacatctattcTTACATCTGTCCACAGTCAGCCAGTTTACCTGAGACACCTGGAAGGGTCTGATCATAGTACACAAAGTGATGACTCTGATACGTTGAGAACTCTGTAAATTTGTCCTGAATTGATTTCACCAAGCTGCATACAAGTATCTCCGCATTCTCAATGGCATCTTTGTTCTTGTGTCTGTAacaaaaaattacgttttcaaaCGTTTGTTAAAATGTACTTGGCATAGCTTAGTCAATCggatgtgtaaataattttttttaggatttaataaaatattccagttttaatGTAATTGATCAATACATAACCCctgtaatataattaagtttacaTGTAACACAATTTACATGGTGTAATCCGCAATTACAAATTTCCTGCCACACAGAGTCCCCACCAATACAGACTACTCTAGAActaatttgggggggggggaagtaTTACTGTTGCTTACTGCTATTTGAAAACTCTAAAGTGGACAGTCACTCCATGGCTTGTACATCCCACTCACTCTCTATTTGGGCGTATTATATCTATTTCTCTCTTATCTATTTAACTAAATACAAGTGCATTTTAAAAAGTAGATATTTCTTCCCCATCTATGGTTAATGTGTCAAGTACGGGAAACTATCACAACACGGTCCATAGCAATATACTGTACTTTCGTTGCGTGTGTTTTTATCTTTGACAGCCCATATCTCTTCTCGATAGTGGAGCCATTTCACACCGAAGAGTCCACTATCAACGAAGAACACAATTAATGGATGACACCCCAGGAGCTCCATGGACATCTCTATAGCCCCTGAGTGGCACAGACAGATTAAAAATTACACCTAGGTTCTCCAGAAACTATAAactttacagatttattttatctgacagtttttttttaactcaaaatctaaaatttgtgTAACTCCTTCAGCAATCATACTGATGAGGGTTGAGGGACTCACTCTACTCTGATATGGAGGGGTTCTTCAGATTCTTGGCCGGTGTTGTGTTCGATGAATCCACTCCGTCGTCCCCGCAGTGAAACAGTGGCCCCTGTCTGGTCCTCTACGTACCGCAGGTTGACCCCATCTGGCCCCAACAGACGATTGATCAAACCGAATGCCTTTGGAGCCTCTTCCATTCCCACTGGCACCTTTCTCTGCACAACCCAATAAACAATCAGTATCAACTGATgtattaacaatacaaaaattctaataatgagggctatccaaaaagtagattatgttttgatataaacaaaatgcAAAGTGCTTGAAAAAAATTGCATTACTTACATTTGAAAAAGACACTAAAATACTCTTTTCCAACATAGTCACTGTCCACATTTAGGACTGATACTTCGACAAGTTAGTCACATCCTCCCGCAGTTGCACATAGTTATCAAAGCGCTATTagcaagccaggtcttcattgctggaaacaggtggtTGTCACTGGGTGCAAGGTCTGGTCTCCAAGACTTCTCGAGTTCGATTTGCCGTGTGTGGTCGGCAAAAATTTAAGGTTACCTAACTTCTGTGTAACAATTTTGTGTCACAAACTCcttaaaatttgaagaaaactaagtgagagttccGTTATTGTGAATCAgcagtcttctttaatcttctcatccgTCACAATGCTTGGTTGTCATCATACACACTAGTTCCGCCAgtttaaacctaatgcaccacttACACATTCTACCTTCAGTAATCACACgattcccataaacttcacacagttggcgtatatctcaattggtttattgtctTAGCCAACAAAACCGCATATTACCGACCACACTTCACAATTCACAGGATTTTTATTTGCTTCACACATGAAAAACAACAAGGAACAACAGTAACCTCTCAATAGAACgtctggatagccactgaacggagaaacgccctgtcatcaaaatggccacgatagtcccgcccctagcggcaACAGAGCTAAACATAAtatactttctggatagccctggTATTTCTccattctataaaaaaaaaaacaagaatgcTCCACGTTTAGCCAACAATAATTTGCTGTGTGATCTATGATACTTGCCTTCTAGTAGTCTTCAAACACATCAATGGTGTGAGAATTTAACTTCCCTGTACAACATCCTTGCCAAATTTCAATCCATGAGAAACAATGCTGGTCAATCCAAATTGAGAATTTCACACAAGATTCAAGAAATAATAACTGGGTCATCACGTAATGTAAAGTGGAACAATGAATCATGCTGCACAATATCGCTCATTTAGTAATGTCATCAAAACAATATTCAAACATCTGACATTTTTGAAGAAATCTATTGGGTTCCATCATATGGGATCAATGACCCATCTAAGCATGTAAATAGCATTTAAGTTAGATGATTTTAGCAACTTGTAAATTAAACACTAACACTGTGTAAGCTGAAGGAGGTGGCGAATTTACTTTAGACCTGTCTTAATAAGCTGATTAAATACTAGCATCATTGTGAGATCTATTATGCAACACAATCCATTTACAATGACCTTGAATGTGTAGACAAAATAACAAATAGTGATTCTCATGTGCATCTTTAGATCACAGTTTCTGACAACATTAGATAACTTCGTAGCAGATGTTTCACAAACCGTTCAGTCAGACCACACAAATTTTTCAC contains these protein-coding regions:
- the LOC124367006 gene encoding uncharacterized protein LOC124367006; translated protein: MDEKYLLKEDISNCPFDLDTVTNTSSLPERSTSSPMYSTEDIDPVWTCRLPPPPGCLPVTSSDEPFNLEYDMSKLPPSVRTYVLLKGVTENEIYEFSGARVAYVDEKNHILIQATTQKSVNMAISLIVALIKEGFDSLLVQRTKTEVETEPGLESNIPTLVKENSQGETTTEPAKKPAVEEIQSQHFEMEYEINDLPLNVRTHILLRGVVENRVTSASGASVRTEGSYVVPQNKKYSKQKPLCVFIEGTCEESISLAKKTLDELKAEAFRLEESTIVRKVPVGMEEAPKAFGLINRLLGPDGVNLRYVEDQTGATVSLRGRRSGFIEHNTGQESEEPLHIRVEHKNKDAIENAEILVCSLVKSIQDKFTEFSTYQSHHFVYYDQTLPGVSGAQPYVDPPSKIGYESVPVQTTQVVYESAPVLNKAPTCFLVPKKPPSSPNILPASKSSHLPTSKDSPAPTPKNSPLSKFKDSPLPTSKDSPLPTLKNSPLPILKVSSLLTPKDSLLRTPKDSHLPTSKDSPVATPKSSPLPTPKNSPLPKFKDSPLPTPNDSPLPTPKNSPLPKSKESPLHTSKYSPLPTPKNSSLPKSKDSPLHTSKHSPLAAPKNFPLPIFKVSPLLTPKDSPLSTSKDSPFPIPKNSSLPIPKDPSLCTPMDLPLTTHKNPPLLTPQNLPSSTPKNSPLSLSQGVPPPLLGPPIRPPPPPMIPSSTVHPGVIIRTVPHQRLELTQKRLLELGKELKCQTGETLSTKSAMTPSLLKINNPVKKVKFAIITGTKKTVLPNTSGQTITNPAKTLGAKALHQYTEINEEFQTNIEKHLVKPDSKSGSDYSPTVQKAEVGMSPQPSVKQEDVLQASSIYKNRYSTHRPLNKKVKLGSTKDATQFIRLSGSARKRFKRLLAAGVKPDVARIVALESPNRKDSDKSTKKLMTINCGDSKSDGVTPLTTQSTEAGVSPQLLSGKQEDVHLPSGNSSSTDFHPRLNDSSHLAKLAKTAKRRFNMLLDIGVKPDTARIAVLAFVDPASAKHPESSSQKSVSASV